In Deltaproteobacteria bacterium, a single window of DNA contains:
- a CDS encoding nucleotidyltransferase, producing the protein MNLEKILKEFKQHKVKFVIIGATAGVAHGYARLTKDLDLFVEPVRKNVEKSLEALCACGYDLQGVTVDEAMQKKLLFRQYILELDIHPHVTGISFKEVWDHRVEYRLAGQDVYFASLDDLIVMKKAAGREKDREDLRHLEEIRRQKRS; encoded by the coding sequence ATGAACCTCGAAAAAATTCTCAAAGAATTCAAACAACATAAAGTCAAATTTGTAATCATCGGCGCAACGGCAGGCGTGGCGCACGGTTACGCCCGTCTCACAAAAGATCTCGATCTCTTTGTGGAACCTGTCCGCAAAAATGTCGAAAAATCCCTCGAGGCGTTGTGCGCCTGCGGTTACGATCTTCAGGGTGTTACTGTTGACGAGGCCATGCAGAAAAAATTGTTGTTCAGACAGTACATACTGGAACTCGATATCCATCCCCATGTGACCGGCATCTCCTTTAAGGAAGTGTGGGATCACAGGGTTGAATATCGGCTGGCCGGTCAGGATGTCTATTTTGCCTCGCTGGACGATCTGATTGTCATGAAAAAGGCGGCTGGCCGCGAAAAGGATCGGGAAGATTTGCGTCACCTTGAGGAAATCAGGAGGCAA